Part of the Arachis hypogaea cultivar Tifrunner chromosome 6, arahy.Tifrunner.gnm2.J5K5, whole genome shotgun sequence genome, CATAAGGGTGGGAAGTGGCGGAGAAGCTGGCAGCACGCTTCAAGTTACTGTCCCTGATGAAGGGCTTCTTCTTCAAAGAACCAAACCACCGCCCTCTGTTCCTGTTCCTCTTGAGATTGATCGCATTGGGAGAAGGTATGATGATCCTTGCCGGAGGGGTAGGGAGGTGGAGGCACTTTGGGAGAAAGTCTTTGGGATCAGAGAAGGGGATAAGTGCCGTGCAAGGAATAGGCTTCCCGGGAACTTGCTCCCACCGAAATGGGACCGAAGCTGACGTCTCCAGCGGAGGAGTGAGGCTGCCTGACCTCTCTTTCTCCGGAGACTTCTTCAGACTCAGAAGGGGAAGCCTTCCTGTGCTTTTCATTTCCTCCTTCACTTTTTCACTTCTCACTTCTCACTTCTCACTTCTCACTTCTCACTTCTCACTACTACCCATCACTCACATTCTCCCTCTTGTTTTTATATACTACTTTTCTTTTAACTAAAATATGTCCCTTTCATCACTTGGTCCAAATAATATTCCGCTAAGCTAAAATAGAAACACAAGAATTAAAATTAGAGTCGCCCTTTTCCTCGTATCTTGTACATGATTCTAGCAATAGCAAGCGTTTATCACGAGCAAGTTAAACTACCTTACTTTTCATCGTTTTCGCCAGTAACAAAACTATGCCAGCCAATAATTAAATCACGGGATTAACCTAGTTGGGTTGGTCCAATTCACTAGTCCGTTTAAGTAAGTATCGAAATTCGAATTTTGACAAACTTTTAATTAGAACTTAGTAGTTAGTATCATGCcagattagtccttaacctgACGGGTTGAGAGATATTATAAGAGAaaagaaaccaaaaaaataattaaatcacgGGAGCAAAAATACTGCTAA contains:
- the LOC112695298 gene encoding uncharacterized protein, producing MKSTGRLPLLSLKKSPEKERSGSLTPPLETSASVPFRWEQVPGKPIPCTALIPFSDPKDFLPKCLHLPTPPARIIIPSPNAINLKRNRNRGRWFGSLKKKPFIRDSNLKRAASFSATSHPYGYKPRVWTTIYEGLKQVVPWKNKKLKDAGSTHTL